The genomic region CGTGCACAGCAATAATATTGAATAAGCCAAGACCAATTGCCATGGTGCCAACGACCTGAATACCTTTAATGATTGCTTGATGGATTGCTGTAAATTCAACACCATTAACTTTCTCTGGCATGGGAATAAAATAGGCGATGAAAAAATAAAGCCCGCCGATAAAAGTTACCAATGAAATTAAACGCTGCTTGCTCATTGACGTCTTGTTCCGTCCCAATTTGTAGTCAGCGCAACCGCAAGTGGACTATCTTTCTGTTCAAGATCATAGAAAAGGGAATAAGCAGTAGCTTGCACAGACCCTAAAATCACTAATAAAAGTACAATAAATTTTGCAAAATCCTGCCCACGCAGACTGCCAGTTTGCACGGGATCTTGGGACAAGTATGCGCCTGCTGCAAATAGTTCTTCGCCAATTAAAGTGTAATCGCAAGAACAAATAAAAAACGGGATTTGCTCGTTGGAAACAGTTGCTGCAACCTGCATTGCCCCAACTTGTTGTCCGGCTTCAGCAAGAATTAATGATTCAGCAGCAAAAGTGCCAAACATCAAGGCACTCCCCACATTTTCACGGTGAATCATGCCCATATAGCCTGAAGCATAGGCAAATTGCTCTGAGGACAAAAATCTCACACTTTCGTGATCGTAACGTGAAAGTGCGCGCTCTTGGCGAAAAGCTGCTTCAACTGTGCGACTCGTTAAGACAAAACCTTCCGGGTCATTACAAGGGACGAGCAAGCGGTGGCGTAGCTTTGCAACCCTTCGTGCAACATGGGCAAGCACTCCCAAGCACGCATAGAGAACGGGACCAACACCAGCTCCACCAGTTGTAAAAGATACAGGTCGTCCCAACTCAACTGCGCGACCAACGGCATCATCTAGTGCATCAACTCCGGGGATTTTACGCACAAAGATTTTTTCACCTTGCTTAGCACGCCAGATTGAAAGCAGCACTGGGGCTACAAATAAAACCGTAAGAATCATGATTGCTGGCGTTGCGTGTTCCACGCACTAAGAAGACTAGACAACCAGAAGTTATGCAAGATGGTAGTTTTAAGAATTTTTGCCGGTAAAATCTTGCAAAATATTATAATCAGGCACTGACACGTAGAGAGAATTAATGGTTTTTCTCAAGTTGTTCAAGTTGGTTGATTAATTCTTGAATCGCCTCTGGGGAGCTAAGAATATTTCGTAGCGAATCGAGTGAAGATTTACGCATAAAGGGTTGAACAAATGGAGCTAAAAAAAGGATCAGATTTTCAGCTACAGCCCGCAAAGGCAAATGTGACTCGAGTAAGAAAATTACTGGTGCTGTGAGTTTGCGCGAATGAATTGTCGCAGCGATTTGTTCGAGTTCGCTTGTGGTGGATTGTGATTGCGGATCCATAACTATCTCAAGCCTAGAAAATTTGCTGCACGCTCAAGCGCAATAATACTAATTGCGTCGACAATTTCTCCACTACGCGCCATTTGTAAGGCGGTCTGAAAAGTTACGCGCTTGACTTCGAGTATTTCAGTAGTGTCAGGGTTTTTGGTGGGAATGACGGTTAATCCGCGCGCCAAAAACAAATAAGCACGTTCGGAAGAGATGCAATTACTTAAATGCACCTCTGGTCCAAGTTGTACCCAATCGCTAGCAACAAGTGAGGTCTCCTCTTTAAGTTCACGTTGAATGGTGGTGAGTGGTGCCTCACCTGGGTCGCCGCCACCTTCAGGAATTTCCCAAGAATAGCAATCCGTTGGATAGCGATATTGCCCTACGAGATAGATGTAATTCTCTGTGTCAATTGCAACAACTCCTGTAGCAATACGGGTTTCAAGCACTCCGTAAATGCCTTTTTCCCCGTCTGGGCGAATTACCTGGTCCTCGCGCAAAGAAATCCACTGGTTTTTATAAATTGTTTGAGAACTAAGTTTTTTCCAAGGATTTACTGCTTTTTTAATTTGCATCATATTGTATTTAGCTATTTTACTTAATCCATGCTACTAGCACCTGATTATGTCGACTTATATTCTAGGAATATCAGCATATTATCATGATTCGGCCGCAGCGCTAATCTGCGACGGTAAAATTATTGCTGCTGCTCAAGAAGAACGCTTTTCCAGAAAAAAGCACGATCCCGGGTTTCCCCATCTTGCTGTGCAGTACTGTCTGAGGGAGGCAAAGATTAAGGTCGCCGATCTTAAATATGTTGCCTTTTACGATAAGCCTTGGATTAAATTTGAGCGTCTATTTGAAACCTATATTAGCTACGCGCCACAAGGTTTAGCTTCTTACCTTAAAGCATTTCCTGTTTGGCTTAAAGATAAGCTTTGGATTGGTGATCTCATCAAGCGTGAGTTGGAGTTTGAGGGTGAAGTAGTTTATCCTGAACATCATCAATCACATGCAGCTTCTGCATTTTTCCCCTCGCCGTATGAATCTGCAGCTGTGTTGACGATTGATGGAGTTGGCGAGTGGTCAACTGGCAGTTATGGAGTTGGTAGAAGTAATAAAATCGAGCTTACGCATGAATTGCGTTTCCCGCATAGCTTAGGATTACTCTATAGCGCCTTTACCTACTATACTGGCTTTAAGGTTAACTCTGGTGAATATAAAGTAATGGGTCTTGCCCCTTATGGTGAGCCAAAATATGTCGATCAAATTTTAAAACACTTAGTCGATCTCAAAGGAGATGGATCGATTGCTCTGAACATGGAGTATTTTAACTATTGTCAGGGCCTCACTATGACCTCAGAGAAGTTTCACCAACTCTTCGGTGCGCCACCTCGTGGAGCTGAAACTCGACTTGAGCAACGCGAAATGGACTTAGCTGCTTCAGTTCAAGCTGTCACTGAGGAATCAATGCGGCGAATGGCTAAACATTTGCGCAAAGAGACAGGAGAAAAAAACCTGGTTTTAGCTGGCGGGGTAGCACTAAATTGTGTGGCCAATGGTAAGGTACTTAAAGATAAAACTTTTGATTCGATTTGGATTCAGCCTGCTGCGGGAGATGCGGGAGGGGCCTTAGGTGCCGCACTTTTTACCTGGCATCATGTGCTTGAGAATAAACGTATTCCGCAAAAATCAAGCGACTCCTTGGCAGGCTCATATCTTGGTCCAAAATTTTCTAACGAAGAAATTGAAAGTTTCCTGGAAACGACGGGTGCCCCGTACCACCGGTTTGCAAGCGATCAAGCATTGGAAAAAACAGCAGAAGCATTAAGTTCAGGAAAAGTAGTTGGTTGGTTTTCAGGAAGAATGGAATTTGGTCCACGGGCACTTGGAGCTCGTAGCATTTTAGGTGACCCACGCAAAACCGATATGCAGTCAGTGATGAATTTAAAGATAAAGTTTCGCGAATCGTTTAGACCGTTTGCGCCGGCTGTTTTGCGTGAAGATCTTGCCAAATATTTTGAACTCGAAGAAGAATCACCATATATGTTGCTTGTTGCGCCGGTGAAGGCTGAGCGCCGCCGTAAAATGAGTGACAATGAAGAAAAACTGTTTGGCATCGAAAAGTTAAACCTTGTTCGAAGTGATATCCCTGCAGTGACTCATATTGACTACTCTGCTCGGGTGCAAACTGTCGATGCCGAGCGTAGCCCGCGGTTTTATGACTTACTCAAGAGTTTTAAAACTAAGACTGGATGTTCGGTGTTAATTAATACCTCATTTAACGTGCGCGGAGAGCCAATCGTCTGCACACCATTTGATGCCTATCTGTGTTTTTTAAGAACAGAAATGGATGTTTTGGTTTTAGAAGATTGCCTGCTTTATAAACATGAACAACCGCAACTTTCCAAAGATTCAGATTGGATCAAAGAATTTGAGCTCGATTAACGTTAATAGGAAAGAATTAATGACACTGACTGTGCAAACAAAAAAATTAGAGCAACTGCAACTCGAACCAAACCTTGATGCTGGCAAGGCATGCTTTGCTTATCTCACAACATATCCGACCAAAACTTATGATCGTCAAAAGGCGCTGCGTTCCTTTGCCTTGCAAATGGCGTTGGTCTTAACAGTTATTTTTGCTGCAATCGTTTATTTTAAAGGCAGTATTCACCTCAAGCATTGCTTGATTTTAGTTCTGGATTGCGCTTTTTTGCTTTTCGGTGTCTTTAATCCGCTTAAATTGGATAGAGTTGAAAAGATTTGGATGAAGTTTGGTTTTTATTTAGGTGAGTATTTCGGGAAAATATTATTGGTATTGCTCTTTTATCTTGCTGTTTTACCAGCAGGACTAATTTTTCGTTTGCTTGGAAAAGATTTGCTAGAGCGTAAGTGGGATACTTCTCGGAGTACTATGTGGCGAGAAATTGGCCCAGATAGTCCGGGGACTAGACCGTTTCAACCGTTTTAAATTTGTTCATTGAACAAATTTATCCCGCCGTAGGCCCAATTATTTTTAATTTGGCGTAGGCGGATTGTTAGAGTAGGATTTCAATATTAGGAATTATGGCTCAATCAAAATTTTTATTACTTTGGCAATTTATGAAAGTGCGTAAAAAATGGTGGCTGACACCAATTATTATGCTCTTTATTTTGCTTGGGATTATTTTAGTGACTGGGCAAAATACTGCGCTTGCCCCATTTATTTATACTTTGTTTTAAAGCCGTTTTTTTCGATCCAGCGCAGACCAAAAAAACGAAGCTGGAGACTAGGCACGATTTTGTGGAAGTTGCTTGCGAACTCCTTTTGCGACATCCTTAATTTTCACATCATCGGGAATTAAATCGTGCTCCTTGAGGTAGCGATAAATTGCTTCAGCGCTAATGCGATGTGCAATTTCATTAGGGTGTCCATCGATTCCTGGCTCAACTTCAAGTCGGATTGAAGGGATGTTTCGATAGTTTTCAAAGAAATCTACAAAGCTAAGGTGATTTTTCTCAAATTCAGCTTTAAATTTTTGATGCAGCGGAATAAATGGATAACTGCCATCAAGTGGCGAATTGAACATCGGAAGTAGCACAACTAAAACCCTGGTTTTGAATTCATCGCTATACTTCTTGATGTTTCCAACTGCATTAGAAAACATATTCCAGTTTTCTTTTGCTTCAAGCATTCGAAAATGAAATGCCACATGCTCTTTGGAAAATTGATAAGCATAGTAACGTTCAAGTAATAAATGCGCCAAGGCCCAATGCTCCAGCAATTTTGAATCAAAAACAATCTTGCCGTTTTTTAAGCGCGCAAACTCGTGCTTAGGGTGATATGGCACAAGTTGCGTATCGTTTAGTGTGACTTGTAAAATCACTAAATCAGCGTGATACTTTTCCATCGCACGTTTGACCAGTGGCACTTCTTGGTAAGTTGCAAAGCCCGGGACTCCCCAGTTGATAACTTCAACTTTTTGCTGGTTTTGATTTAAATTTAAGAGACGCTCTAGACGTTTGGGAAAGGTGTCATCAAACTGAACTTTATCACCATAGGTAAAGGAATCACCGACAACAATAATCCGGTATGTCCCGGCTGGCTTTTCTGGAGTCACGGGCAAATTGCGGTAGTCAGTTGAAGCTTCGGGAAGGTACCAATAGACTGGACGATCAGAAGCTACTTTTTTTGCAGGGATACTGAGATAGGCTCGTGCAATAATTTCCCCAGCGATTAAGAAAATCAGAATTCCAAACAGGGCTAAGGCAAGATTGGCAAGCCAGTTTGTGCTTTGTAAATCTGTTATCTCAGTTGGCTGGAGTGCGGTCTCGTTTGACGTCATCATGATCGGCGGCTAAAATATTACTTGCAGCTATATTTGACTCCGACTTTAAAACTTTTGCAAGTGCAATTCCGAGTTGCTTAATTTCGTAAGGCTTAACTACCACTCCAGAAAAGCCATAGCTTCGATATTCTGCCATAATTGGGTCGTTTGAATAGCCGCTAGAGACAAGTGCAACGACTTGGGGGTCAATTTTCTTTAATTCACAGATGGCGTCTTTACCGCTCAATCCTCCGGGGATTGTGAGATCGATAATGACTGCATCAAAGCGCTGTTTAGATCTAAACGCAGTATTGTAACTATCAATTGCCTCACGTCCATCAACTGCATAAGCGACTTCGTAGCCAAGGCGCTCCAGCATCGCGCCAGTAGTTTCCCTAACTAGATCTTCATCGTCCATGACAAGGATGCGCCCAGAGCAAAGAGCAGGCAAACTAATCTCTGTTTGCTCAGTTTCAACTTGAATCTGCTCAGCTAAAACTTTAGTTGATGCTGGGATATAAAGCTTAAAGGTTGTGCCCTGACCAAGAGCGGAATCAACTGTGACTTCACCGTTATGCTTACGCATAATTGAATATGTAGTTGCCAATCCTAAACCAGTTCCGGTGTCTTTAGTCGTAAAATACGGATCAAATATTTTGATTAAGTGATCGGGATGAATTCCAGAGCCCTGATCACTAACTTCGATTCGCACATACTTACCTGGCGTTAATGATACTGTGATTGAGCCATCGACATCTTGAGGGAGTTCGACATTAGCACAACGGATCGAAATTATCCCGCCATTGGGCATCGCTTGTACCGCATTAATCACTAAGTTTTGAATTACTTGTCCAAATTGCCCGACATCCACTTCCACGGGCCAAAGGAAGTCTGGAATATCAATTTCACAGCGACAATTTCCACCACGGCAAGCAAATTCGACAGTTTCATTAATAAGATCCTGTAGCGAAGCTGTGGTCTTAATCGGGGAACCCCCACGGGCAAAAGTTAGTAGTTGCTGAGTTAAGTCTTTTGCCCGGAAAACAGCACGTTCTGCTTTCGTTAGATGATCATTGATTGTAGAAGTAGGGTCGAGAGCATTT from bacterium harbors:
- a CDS encoding NUDIX hydrolase, translating into MKKAVNPWKKLSSQTIYKNQWISLREDQVIRPDGEKGIYGVLETRIATGVVAIDTENYIYLVGQYRYPTDCYSWEIPEGGGDPGEAPLTTIQRELKEETSLVASDWVQLGPEVHLSNCISSERAYLFLARGLTVIPTKNPDTTEILEVKRVTFQTALQMARSGEIVDAISIIALERAANFLGLR
- a CDS encoding carbamoyltransferase; this encodes MSTYILGISAYYHDSAAALICDGKIIAAAQEERFSRKKHDPGFPHLAVQYCLREAKIKVADLKYVAFYDKPWIKFERLFETYISYAPQGLASYLKAFPVWLKDKLWIGDLIKRELEFEGEVVYPEHHQSHAASAFFPSPYESAAVLTIDGVGEWSTGSYGVGRSNKIELTHELRFPHSLGLLYSAFTYYTGFKVNSGEYKVMGLAPYGEPKYVDQILKHLVDLKGDGSIALNMEYFNYCQGLTMTSEKFHQLFGAPPRGAETRLEQREMDLAASVQAVTEESMRRMAKHLRKETGEKNLVLAGGVALNCVANGKVLKDKTFDSIWIQPAAGDAGGALGAALFTWHHVLENKRIPQKSSDSLAGSYLGPKFSNEEIESFLETTGAPYHRFASDQALEKTAEALSSGKVVGWFSGRMEFGPRALGARSILGDPRKTDMQSVMNLKIKFRESFRPFAPAVLREDLAKYFELEEESPYMLLVAPVKAERRRKMSDNEEKLFGIEKLNLVRSDIPAVTHIDYSARVQTVDAERSPRFYDLLKSFKTKTGCSVLINTSFNVRGEPIVCTPFDAYLCFLRTEMDVLVLEDCLLYKHEQPQLSKDSDWIKEFELD